One Chlorogloeopsis sp. ULAP01 genomic window carries:
- the glyQ gene encoding glycine--tRNA ligase subunit alpha, with amino-acid sequence MNFQSVIEILHKFWSESLSERPGGQRGCLIAQPYDIEKGAGTKNPHTFLRALGPEPWAVAYVEPCRRPTDGRYGENPNRFQHYYQYQVLIKPSPDNIQEIYLDSLRALGIRPEDHDVRFVEDNWEDATVGAWGTGWEVWLDGMEITQFTYFQQCGGIDCHPVSIEITYGLERLAMYLQGVEAMTKIQWTDNITYGDVHLQGEIEQCVYNFEASNPEMLLTLFNMYEQEALQLTERGLVLPTLDYVLKCSHTFNLLDARGVISVTERTRYIARIRHLARKVAQLYVEQREKLGFPLLKKADV; translated from the coding sequence GTGAATTTTCAGTCGGTAATAGAGATATTGCACAAGTTTTGGAGCGAGTCTCTTTCAGAAAGACCTGGCGGTCAACGCGGATGTCTGATTGCCCAGCCTTACGACATTGAAAAGGGAGCTGGCACTAAGAATCCCCATACTTTTCTAAGAGCGCTGGGGCCTGAACCTTGGGCAGTCGCTTACGTTGAACCTTGTCGTCGTCCCACAGATGGACGCTATGGTGAAAATCCTAATCGTTTTCAACATTATTATCAGTATCAAGTGTTGATAAAACCTTCCCCAGATAATATTCAGGAAATTTATTTAGACTCCTTGAGAGCTTTGGGAATTCGTCCAGAAGACCACGATGTGCGATTTGTAGAAGATAATTGGGAAGACGCAACAGTAGGAGCTTGGGGTACTGGTTGGGAAGTGTGGTTAGATGGGATGGAAATTACTCAATTTACTTATTTCCAACAGTGTGGAGGTATTGATTGCCACCCTGTCTCAATAGAGATTACATATGGATTGGAGCGTTTGGCAATGTATCTCCAGGGAGTGGAGGCAATGACTAAAATTCAGTGGACGGACAACATAACGTATGGTGATGTTCACCTCCAAGGAGAGATTGAGCAATGTGTTTATAACTTTGAAGCCTCCAATCCTGAGATGCTGCTCACACTATTTAATATGTATGAACAAGAGGCTCTACAATTGACAGAGCGAGGACTGGTTCTACCTACTCTGGACTACGTGTTAAAGTGTTCGCACACTTTCAATTTGCTTGATGCGAGAGGGGTAATTTCAGTTACAGAAAGAACTCGTTACATTGCCAGGATTCGGCATTTAGCACGCAAAGTAGCACAGTTATATGTCGAACAAAGAGAAAAGTTAGGTTTTCCATTGCTGAAAAAAGCAGATGTTTGA